In Rhineura floridana isolate rRhiFlo1 chromosome 1, rRhiFlo1.hap2, whole genome shotgun sequence, the following proteins share a genomic window:
- the LOC133377481 gene encoding cryptic protein-like: MQILRVFITVTLSVQVVQFGDACEGENCDNDPSQEKLNTPLYTFNVLNHLNSGKKRSNPAFTGLTDANKVNRNCCQNGGTCFLGTFCICPKHFTGRHCEYDTRIRSCGTIRHGEWIQEGCQLCQCIYGTLKCSPQALKHECDAAS, from the exons ATGCAGATTTTAAG GGTTTTTATTACTGTGACTCTGTCAGTCCAAGTAGTCCAGTTTGGAGATG CCTGTGAAGGAGAAAATTGTGATAATGATCCAAGCCAGGAGAAGCTGAATACTCCTTTATACACCTTTAATGTTTTAAATCATCTTAattctgggaaaaagagaagcaaCCCTGCGTTTACCGGCCTCACAGATG CTAACAAAGTGAACAGAAACTGCTGCCAAAATGGAGGAACTTGCTTCCTGGGAACTTTTTGTATATGCCCCAAACACTTCACTGGGAGACACTGTGAATATGATACAAGGATCAG AAGCTGTGGTACCATCAGGCATGGCGAGTGGATTCAAGAAGGATGTCAGTTGTGTCAGTGCATCTATGGGACTCTGAAATGCTCTCCTCAAGCACTCAAACATGAATGTG ATGCTGCTAGCTGA